The segment AATTTGCCATTCCCCAAGCGTTGGCAACCTCCACCCCTTCCCAAGCAAATTACATGCGTTTTTAGCAGCTACCCAGGAATACAAGCGTCCATACCGATTACAATTTTCAGGATCATTTTTAATACAGAAAGAATTGGCAGTGGGGATGTTCAAATTTTGAACTGTCCAGACTCGTCCATCCAACATTTGCTTAGAGTAAGGAAGAGTTTGTATTTTGCTATTAGGAGATTCCTGAGGTTTTGATGAAGCACAAGCAGTGAGAAAAAAAACAATTAATATGATTATATAATACCTCATTATTAAAAATCTCTTTTCTCTCAGCCTAAAGCTTTCTGTAAATCATCACGGTACGCCCCACTTACAGGAACCTTTATGCCTTTGATAGTTACCTGGTGTCTTTCCACCTTTTCTATTTTACTCACCGCAACTATATAAGAGCGGTGAATCCGTACAAATTTTTCTGAAGGTAAAAGGTTTATTGCTTCGGCAAAAGTACTCCTGGTAAGCACCTTCTTATCCTGTAAAGTAAAAGTCACGTAGTTTCCTGCGGCTTCAAGAAAAAGTATTTCATCAAACCGGATCTTCAGCTGGTCATAACCATCTTTTACGAACAGATAATCCTCAGGTTCAGTAGAGTTCCTATAGTTAAAGAGTTCGTATGCTTTATTGCAACTTTTCACGAAACGGGCCAGAGAAAAAGGCTTCAGAAGATAATCTACAGCATCCAGTTCAAAGCTGGTGACCGCGTGTTCGGTATAAGCTGTGGTAAAAATAACCAGGGGTTTTTTGCTTAGACTATTGAAAAAATCGAGTCCGGAAATATCAGGCATTTTGATGTCCAGGAAAATAAGATCTATTTTCTCCTTCTGCAGATATTCAAGAGCCTTAAAAGCATCTGTAAACTGTGCAGCTAAGTCCAGAAACGGAACCTTTAAGGCATGGGATTTTACGATCTCCAAAGCCATAGGTTCATCATCAATTGCAATTGCTCTCATTTTCTCTAATTTGCTTTTCTAGGAAAGATCTAAGGTAAGGTGAACAAAAAATTCTTTTCCTGTTTCCCTGATAATCAATTCATGCTTCCCGGGATACAGCAACCCCAGCCTTTCCTTAACATTTGGAAGCCCAATTCCGCTCTTGTCTTTTTCCGGATCATTCTCCGGTCTTGGATGCTTGCTGTTATACACATCAAAATAAATTTTTTCGCCTTTTGTTCCAGTGAAATCTTTATATGAGATGGATGTCTAAAACTTATTCCGTGCTTAAAAGCGTTTTCAACAAAAGGTATAAGCAACATTGGTGAAATTTGAAAATAATTTTCCTGCTCCTGGATTTCAGTATGAATGGTCATATTGGGATTAGGATCGGTTCGCAGGCGTTGCAGATTTATATAATTCTGAAGATATTCTATTTCCCTGGCTAAAGATATTTTCTCCTGCATATTTTCGTGAAGCATGAACCTCATCATATCACCCAGTTGCTGAATACCCTCGCCTGTTCGTTCTGCATTTTCCTGGATTGCCGTTCCGTAAAGAGTATTTAGGGCATTAAAAAGAAAATGAGGATTTATCTGCGACCGCAAAAAATCAAATTTCGCAGTAGATTGTCCTAACTCTTTCTGCAAGGTTTTTATTTCCTCTTTTCCACTTATATGGCGCTTATAAGTAAACCAGGCAAGTGGCACAGTAAACAAGAACTGAAAAAAGAAATTCATCATATTAATTACAAAAGGCAGCTCTTCATCCTGCAAAAGCACATATGCGAGAATTCCCAAAGGAACCGCTGCCGCCAGGAGAACAAGTAAAACCTTCCACAGGAAATTTCGAAACGGATGCTTTTTCTCCATAGCGCCCGGAATAAGACGCCGGAAGGAATAACTGTAAAGGATTATAGCAAACGGAAGTAAAATTCCGGGGATCCCTAATGCAAGTAATTCCGCATTTCCTCCGAATAAAAAAAACATTAAGAGAAGGTAAAACACCACTGCCATTAATATGCCTGTATAGAAACTTCCTTTTTCTTCCCTAAATGCCCTTAATCTTTTCCAAAGGAAGATTATTCCAAATTTTATCAGAAAATAACCTGCCAGTAAAATCAGAATGAAATTTCTCCCGAGCTCGGGAATAAGAAAAACCGAAGCAACAATAATAACAGTGATTGCAAGAGAATTGATCCAAAGTGAATCCTTTAGCCTGATCCCCGGAATGATGATTAAGTTCAGCAGTAGAAAAGAGAAATATAGAACAGACATTATAAGAATATCCTTAAGATAATAAATTCCAAAAAGAGCCCCTTCTTCCCTGCCCCCTTCAGAAAAAATAGCAGTTACAGCTATACCATATAGTGCCGTCGCCAACCAGAATTCCAGTTTTTCTAATAAGGTATAAGTCCGGGTCATTTTTAGTTCGTTGAGCATTGTGTTCATCATCAAAATTTACAGCAACAAGATTAAAACATATCTCTGGTGAAAGATAAAAAAAGTGACGAAACGGAAATCAAAAGTGACGAAGTGAGATTTTTTGAATTACCACGGAAAATCTTTAAGAATTTTCTTCAGAAAAAAAGACAGGTTTTGAAAATGGAGTTTATAGTACCCGGCCATCACATAATTACAATCCTCCGTCACACTTATTTTCCCTTATAAGATATATGAAATAACCTTGTCGCAGAAATAGCAATCAAACCACCTATCTAATGAAAGATCAAACTATTTTACGAATTCAGGATGTTTCAAAAGCATATCCTAACGGCGTGCAGGCGCTTCAAAATGTCTCTCTAACAATTCCACCGGGAATGTACGGGCTCCTGGGACCTAATGGAGCCGGAAAATCTACGCTGATGCGAATTTTAGCAACCCTACAGGATCCTGATAAAGGTCAAATCTCATTTGGAAAAATTGATGTCGTCCGGCAAAAAGAGGAGCTTCGGAAAACCCTTGGATACCTGCCGCAGGAATTTGGCCTTTATAAAAATGTGAGTGCTGAAAATCTTCTGAATCATTTCGCAGTGCTGAAAGGTATTACCTCTAAACCAGATCGTAAAGAAGTAACTGAAGCACTTCTCAGGCAGACAAATCTCTGGGATGTAAGGAAACAGAAACTTGGTGGTTATTCCGGCGGAATGAAACAGAGATTTGGAGTTGCTGTGGCACTGATAGGTAATCCTAAACTAATGATTGTTGATGAACCTACAGCAGGATTGGATCCCGCAGAAAGAGTCCGCTTCCTGAATTTGCTCAGTGAGCTTGGTGAAAATTCTGCAGTGATCCTGTCAACTCACATTGTTGAGGATGTTTCTGAACTCTGTACAAGAATGGCCATTATTAATAAAGGAAAAATTCTTCTGGAAGCAGAACCCATTCAATCAGTAAATGATCTTCAGGGAAAAATATGGCGCCGGATTCTTAGTAAAACAGAATTTGTCGCAATTGAAAAAGCACATTCCGTAATATCCACTAAACTTCTTTCAGGACAAACCGTGGTACACATTTACAGCGAAGAAGATCCCGGAGATATGTTTGAACCCGTAACAGCCGATCTTGAAGATGTTTACTTCTGCACAATGGCTGGATTTATAGGAAATAAAGAATTAAACAACAAGGAGGTACTGTTATGAAATTCAGGGAAATTTTAAGATTTGAATTGAATTTTCAAATGCACCAGATTGCCACCTGGATTTATATAGTAGTGGTAATAGTTTTTACCGGGCTTGCCTCCTGGAGTATGTTCGACAATGTACGGGAGGGAGAATATTTTCTCAACTCTCCGGTAATTGTTTCACTTTTAGCTGCAGTAGCCAGCATGTTCGGGTTATTTCTTACTGCGGCGGTTGCGGGTAGTGGAGCAGTTCGGGATCTCGAGACGAGAATAGATCCAATCATGTACACCACTCCCATTAAGAAGTTCACCTACTTATCGGCCAGATTTATAGCTGCTTTTCTAATTCAGCTCCTGGTAATTATATTCTCATTGCTCTTATTGCACATTGCCTCTCTTATCCCGGCATTTAATGAATTTTTCACCGATTCAAAAGCTATATCTTTTATAGATGCCTTTCTCCTTTTCGCATTACCCAATGCTTTCCTCACAACTGCTATTCTTTTTTCCCTCGGAATTTTAACCCGAAGATCGATGGCGGGATATTTGGGAGCAGCTTTATTGTTTTTTATTTGCCTAATGACCATGGATATTGTCGCAGGAGAATTGGGTCTGTGGGAATTGGGTAAGAAACTTGATCCCTCCGGGCTCACGGTTTTAAGAGAGCTTAGATTACTCCAGACACCTCTCGAAATTAAATCAGGTTTTGTACCTGTATCCTCATCTCTTTTAATTAACAGATTGATCTGGATGGGGATAGGCTGTTGTTTTCTTGTACTGGCTTATTTCCGTTTCAGTTTTGTACACCAAACTTCAGGCAGGAAAAAAATAAAAATTAACACAACAAATATTACCGAAGAACAGGAAAACAGGGTTTGGAATGCTCCTGTATCTACTCCCACCGACAAAAGAATATTTGATCCCGGAACCCAGTTGCGACAAGCAAAATTTCTTCTTTTTAAATCCTTCGGCAGTATGATCAAAGGAAAGGTATGGCTCCTCATAGTTCTTACAGCTTTCATACTTATTGCTGTGAGTGAGGAAGTTCTTGAGGGCCAGCTTGGAGTGCCAAAATTTCCAACAGCCTGGAGAGTACTTCAGCTGCTAAGTTTTTTTCCGGCTGTAAATATAGTCGTTGCCGTAATTATAACTTTTTATGCAGGGGAACTGGTATGGAAAGAACGTGATGCCAGAGTTAATGAAATGACAGATGCTGCCCCGGTGCCGGACTGGGCTCTGTTTCTATCAAAGTCCGGTGCTCTGGTTTTGATGATCCTTTTTATCCAATCCATCTTCCTGTTTTCAGGAATAATTATACAGGTAATGCAGGATTATTATAATTTCGATCTCTGGCTTTACTTAAAAGTATTGTTTGGTTTTCAGCTTATAGATCTTATTCTTTTTGCGATAATTGCCCTTGCCGTTCACGTGCTGGTCAATCAGAAATACCTTGGACACCTCCTGGTTTTCCTTGCATATTATTATATGGAATATTCCGGCACCCTGGGACTGAACCACAATTTATTGATCTATGGATCAGATCCGGGATGGTCCTATTCTGAAATCAGCAAATTTGATCCTTACGTCATTCCCTGGCTTTGGTTCAAACTGTTTTGGGCAGGCTGGGCAATTCTGCTGGCTTTGATGATCAATCTTTTCTGGAACCGCGGAAAAGAAAGCTTCTTCAGTAAAAGAGTAAATAAAGCGAAAATGAACATTACAGGAACAACTGCAAGAGTGGGAATTCCAACAGCAGTGTTCATCTTTATCCTTGGCGGATTTATTTTTTACAATACGAATATCCGCAATAGATACATTACTGCTGACGAAAGAATCGAGCGTAAGGCCCTGTATGAGAAAAAATACGGAAGGTTTGACAGGATTCCACAGCCACTATTATCCGGAATAAAGCTAAAAGGAGAAATCTATCCGGAACAGCGAAAAGTAGAAATTTGGGGAGAATATTTGCTGATCAATAAAACTAAAGTTGAAATTGATACGATCCATATTGCAACCACTTCAGGAACTGAAATACCTGAAATGAAATTCAGCAGAAGTTTTCAGGAGAACCTTATAGACAATGATCTTGGGCATAGAATTTATAAACTGCATCTTCCATTAAAACCGGGAGATTCGGTTTTTCTCGAATTTAAAGCCATTTTTGATCAAAAAGGTTTTTCTAACCAAGGTATAGACAAAGCTGTGGTGAACAACGGTACTTACCTGGGGTACCACCTGATGCCGGAAATTGGGTATGAAACCCACCGGGAGATAAGTGACTCTTTAACGAGAAAGAAATTTAATCTTCCTCCCCAACCTGAGGTAAGATCTGTTTATGACAAAGAAGCGAGAATGGACCTTTTTGGGGAGCAGCAGCTAACTTTT is part of the Antarcticibacterium sp. 1MA-6-2 genome and harbors:
- a CDS encoding FISUMP domain-containing protein, whose translation is MRYYIIILIVFFLTACASSKPQESPNSKIQTLPYSKQMLDGRVWTVQNLNIPTANSFCIKNDPENCNRYGRLYSWVAAKNACNLLGKGWRLPTLGEWQILAKAYGGMYGESGDNGKSAYTALFDGGNSEFNALLGGNREANGKYERLEAHGFYWTATEADTAEVWFINFAKGATLLNKHLKHKV
- a CDS encoding LytTR family DNA-binding domain-containing protein; protein product: MRAIAIDDEPMALEIVKSHALKVPFLDLAAQFTDAFKALEYLQKEKIDLIFLDIKMPDISGLDFFNSLSKKPLVIFTTAYTEHAVTSFELDAVDYLLKPFSLARFVKSCNKAYELFNYRNSTEPEDYLFVKDGYDQLKIRFDEILFLEAAGNYVTFTLQDKKVLTRSTFAEAINLLPSEKFVRIHRSYIVAVSKIEKVERHQVTIKGIKVPVSGAYRDDLQKALG
- a CDS encoding sensor histidine kinase, with translation MTRTYTLLEKLEFWLATALYGIAVTAIFSEGGREEGALFGIYYLKDILIMSVLYFSFLLLNLIIIPGIRLKDSLWINSLAITVIIVASVFLIPELGRNFILILLAGYFLIKFGIIFLWKRLRAFREEKGSFYTGILMAVVFYLLLMFFLFGGNAELLALGIPGILLPFAIILYSYSFRRLIPGAMEKKHPFRNFLWKVLLVLLAAAVPLGILAYVLLQDEELPFVINMMNFFFQFLFTVPLAWFTYKRHISGKEEIKTLQKELGQSTAKFDFLRSQINPHFLFNALNTLYGTAIQENAERTGEGIQQLGDMMRFMLHENMQEKISLAREIEYLQNYINLQRLRTDPNPNMTIHTEIQEQENYFQISPMLLIPFVENAFKHGISFRHPSHIKISLEQKAKKFILMCITASIQDRRMIRKKTRAELGFQMLRKGWGCCIPGSMN
- a CDS encoding ABC transporter ATP-binding protein, with the translated sequence MKDQTILRIQDVSKAYPNGVQALQNVSLTIPPGMYGLLGPNGAGKSTLMRILATLQDPDKGQISFGKIDVVRQKEELRKTLGYLPQEFGLYKNVSAENLLNHFAVLKGITSKPDRKEVTEALLRQTNLWDVRKQKLGGYSGGMKQRFGVAVALIGNPKLMIVDEPTAGLDPAERVRFLNLLSELGENSAVILSTHIVEDVSELCTRMAIINKGKILLEAEPIQSVNDLQGKIWRRILSKTEFVAIEKAHSVISTKLLSGQTVVHIYSEEDPGDMFEPVTADLEDVYFCTMAGFIGNKELNNKEVLL
- a CDS encoding ABC transporter permease, producing MKFREILRFELNFQMHQIATWIYIVVVIVFTGLASWSMFDNVREGEYFLNSPVIVSLLAAVASMFGLFLTAAVAGSGAVRDLETRIDPIMYTTPIKKFTYLSARFIAAFLIQLLVIIFSLLLLHIASLIPAFNEFFTDSKAISFIDAFLLFALPNAFLTTAILFSLGILTRRSMAGYLGAALLFFICLMTMDIVAGELGLWELGKKLDPSGLTVLRELRLLQTPLEIKSGFVPVSSSLLINRLIWMGIGCCFLVLAYFRFSFVHQTSGRKKIKINTTNITEEQENRVWNAPVSTPTDKRIFDPGTQLRQAKFLLFKSFGSMIKGKVWLLIVLTAFILIAVSEEVLEGQLGVPKFPTAWRVLQLLSFFPAVNIVVAVIITFYAGELVWKERDARVNEMTDAAPVPDWALFLSKSGALVLMILFIQSIFLFSGIIIQVMQDYYNFDLWLYLKVLFGFQLIDLILFAIIALAVHVLVNQKYLGHLLVFLAYYYMEYSGTLGLNHNLLIYGSDPGWSYSEISKFDPYVIPWLWFKLFWAGWAILLALMINLFWNRGKESFFSKRVNKAKMNITGTTARVGIPTAVFIFILGGFIFYNTNIRNRYITADERIERKALYEKKYGRFDRIPQPLLSGIKLKGEIYPEQRKVEIWGEYLLINKTKVEIDTIHIATTSGTEIPEMKFSRSFQENLIDNDLGHRIYKLHLPLKPGDSVFLEFKAIFDQKGFSNQGIDKAVVNNGTYLGYHLMPEIGYETHREISDSLTRKKFNLPPQPEVRSVYDKEARMDLFGEQQLTFEAVLGTSEEQTAVTAGSLQSSWMENGRRYSHYKTDAPIRHNYEIFSAVYEVHKAKCKDVEINIYHHPDHTKNLERMAKGMVASLDYFSKNFSPYPHRQMNLVEYPASGVGLNGNPVTMSYSEGFSFFNVEKEVRNIDFPFAVIAHEVAHQWWGGELRLSLC